In the Candidatus Omnitrophota bacterium genome, CAAAAACCTCTCTTGCCACGGTAGAGATGCGGTAAGGTTTTCTATGTTTCTCAAAAAGACACATCCCTTGTTCACCTAAGGTAACAAGAAGTGCTTCCAAGTCCAGCCCCCGCCTCAATTCCTCTCCCGCACGATTAATCTGTTCATCAGTAATCAATTTGTCGCTGTTAATCCTTAAGGGAACTGTGCCTTTTATTTTCAAATAGCGGATGGCGTTTTCTGTCTCTTTACGGTTGGGAGTAATGGCGGTAAAACCCTTGTAATAGTCAAAATGTTCTTCTTTCGGGTCAACAGTAACAACTATTTTATTCTTCTTAACGAGATTCCTAAGTTTATTTAAAAGGGCGGGGGTAATAATTCCCTTGCCATAATCCTCAATAACCACCGCCTGATACTGACCTATAGACTTTTCAAGATATTCAATAATATCTTCCAGCCAGCAATCAGGAAGAGGACTGGTATCTTCCCAGTCAACCCTTACTGTCTGCTGATGTCCGGCAATGATTCTCGTTTTCAGAGTGGTAGGCCTCTGAGAATAGGAAAAGATTCCTTTGATATCTACGTTTCTCTTCTTTAACTCTTTCTTCAAAATTTCTCCATTATTATCCTTACCCACTATTCCCAACAAATTAACGCTTGCTCCTAAACTGCTAAGATTACAGGCAACATTGGCTGCGCCTCCGGGAGCATAAGTCTTCTTCTTTGCCCAGACCACAGGAACGGGTGCTTCGGGAGAAATACGCTCTACCTCTCCCCAGATGAACTCGTCAAGCATCAAGTCTCCTACCACCAGAACTTTTGCCTTGCTAAAAGAAGAAATAATTTTTCTTAATTTTTTATTCTCAACCATCTCTACACATCCTTTCCATAATTGCCCGATATAACAAAGGGAGCATAATTTCATGGTGCCCGATGAAAGAAAAACCTTTACCTTCTAAAGTTGGTCTTTTTACGACGTTGGTAAAAGCACGATAATGTTTTATCATATCAAAATCCGCAGAAGTAAAATTCTTCACTCCAAAACCCAGATTCCTTACTACCGCCAATGCCTTCAAGAATACCTCGGGCAAAATCACCGCCGAACCAAAATTTATAACTACCCCTTTCCCCAATTTGCTCACCACCTCACAGAACCGCCGGAAATCACGCAGGCTCAATTCTCCGGTATCTGCGCCGTTGCAGGAGGGATGCATATGGATGATATCCGTACCGATGGCTACATGGACAGTAACTGGAATTTGATATTTTACTCCTGCATAGAGCAAACTATATGCTCGATATTTTAATTTCCTCCGCGCAATCATCTTTCCAATGGCTTCTCCCAAACCATAGTTTTTAATTCTGCCTTCTTTTATTGCTCTGTTGAGATAATCGGCAGTCTCGCTGGCCATACCGAAACTACCATTTTGAATTGCTTCATCCACATCTTCAGAAGTTCCTCCCTGATAGGCAATCTCAAAATCGTGGATTATCCCCGCTCCATTTAAGGCAACAGCAGTAATAATTCTTCTGCGCATCAAATCGATGATAAAGGGAGAGAGTCCACATTTTATCACATGGGCACCGAGCATAAAAATAATCGCTCTCTCTTTACGTTTTGCCTGAATAATCTCGGATATGAGCTGTTTAAAATCTTTTCCGGCAAGAATATCGGGAAGGGAAGAAAAGAAATCTTTTTTAAGAAAATTGAGAGAAGAAAATTTTTCTATCTTTACCTTGCTTTTGCGCGTTCTTAAAGGGTAAGTCTTTAGTTTACAAAAGTCTATCACCATTTTAAGGTAATTTTATACCATAAATTATGCGAAAAAACAATCTTTTTACTCTATCTTTTGCAAAACCGCTACCACCGTGCCTACCACAGGAATGTTCATGTGCACTTTCATCATCAGGGGAATTCTGTTTTCGTCATTACTTAACCAAACCCAGGCACTTCCTTTGTCAAAAGTTTTCTCCCCCAATTGAGGAACGGGCTCCGCCATAAAAGCATCAAAAACACCCACCCCCGGAAGATTCATCTTGCCAAAGCTGGTAATAGCTATCTTAAGTAACCAATTCTTTTCCACCTGATTTACTGTAAATTCCAGAGGCTTTTCGGTAGTAATTTCCTTCAGACGAAAACAATAAAAAGCACTGAATTCATCAACTGCTTCGGTGGGAAGAGGAAAAGTCTTATTTGTTCCGTCTTTTAAATTCTGAAATTTCACAATTTTATTATCCCAATCGTAATCTAAAACTAAATACGCACTATATTTCCCTTCCTTTCTTACCGCCGTATGTCTTATGCTTAGAAGGGTTTCTTTGTCCAGAAAAGATTCCATATAATCATCAACCTTAAAGAGAAAATTGAGCCATTTATTTGAACGAGCACTACCCACGAGGCGATAAGCCTGACGTCCATTTAGCTCTACCATCTCTTTTATCTCTGTGACCACGATACCAACGGGCATCTTCATCCAGTAAATTTCATAAGTAAGTTTTTCCCCTATTCTTAATTCGGGTTTTGCTTCTTTGAGCTCTATCTCCACCTCTTTATCTTCTAAGGTAACGGTTTCTATCTGTTTATACCTCGCCAGTGTTCCACAACCAGCCATTGTAAAAGCAGTAAGTATTACTATAAATTTTAAAATTAGAGTTTCGAATTTAGAATTTCGGATTTTAGAACCGTTCATTTTTATATTTGCTCGATGTGCTTCTCTTAAGCAACTCCATCAATCTCGCCACATTTTTGGGCAAGTTTACTAACTTTTGTGGCGGAGTTTTTAGTATTTGAATAATCGCTATCAAGAATTTTACTTACCGCCTCTATAACTTCCTCGGAAGTGATTGACCTAATACATTTAAACCCAATTTTACAATTATGTGCAAGACATTTAACACAACCCACATCTTTATGCAAAACAATATCTTTTTCGCCTAATGGCCCCCAGCGTTTTGGACCTAAACCCGCCTGTTTTCTTCCAAAAATACTGATTACCGGCGTTTTTACTGCTACCGCAATGTGCACCGGTCCACTATCATTGGAAATAAATAACTTCGCTCTCTTTAAAAGCGAAGCGAGTTCCTTAAGGGAAAAATCTACAAAAACAAACGTAGGACTGTATTGCATAAAATTTTTTACTCTGTTAGCCAAGTAAGCATCTTTTTTAGCTACAACAATCAAGACCTTCATCCCGTAATCTTTTATCATTCTATCAGAAACGGAAGCAAAATTTTCCGCAGGCCAGATTTTGGAAGGGCAACTTGCTCCGGGATGAACGACTACAAAATTATTACTTTCTAAACCATTTTCCTTTAGCAATAAATCAACTTTTTCATCCGCATCTTTACTAATGGGGAAAAATAAGGACCTATCGCATTTAGCGATTCCTAAATAATTTAAAAGGTCTAAATTGTAATCCAACTCGTGTTTTTCTCCTAAGTATTTTTTCTCCTCTATCCGCTTGGTATTTAAAAAACCCCATTTCTTTTTATAGCCAACCCTTTTAGGAATTCCTGCGAGAAAAGAAATGATATGGACACGATTTGTAGGATGTAGAATTAAAGCTAAATCAAAACGATATTTTCTTATTTTAGTTATAAATTTTAAAGTATCCAGTAAAGAACGGTCTTTTCCCCTTTTATCATAGACAATTACCTCATCTAAGTAGGGATTGCCTTCTACAATCTCTTGAGTATAAGAACTAACCATCATCGCCAGAAAACTCTGAGGAAAACTGTCTCTGAGATTTTTAATAACCGGTGTGGACAAAACTACATCACCAATTCTATCGGTGCGGATCACCAGAATACGCTTATAATCCTGTTTGCTAACCAGTAATCGGTAATCAGTAATCAGTAATTTCTTTGCTGCCTCAACTACTTCCCAGGGTTTGACCAATTCTAAGCATTTCCGATGTCCATACCTACATTGTGCTTTCTCGCAAGGAACGCAGGACAATAATCTGCGTAAGACAAAAAAATTCCCCGACAGCGGTCCGTATTTTATGGGATCGGTTGGTCCAAAAATGGCAATGGTGGGAATATTTACAGCAGAACCGCAATGAAGCACGGCGGAATCATTGGTGATTAAAACCCTTGCCATCTTCAATAAAACTACAAGCTGGGGAATGGTAGTTTTACCCGAAAAGTTAAAAACGCCATCTCCAAGATTATTCTTTATCTCTTGAGCAATTAAGAAATCATCTTGAGAACCTACAAGAATAATTTTAGTTTTGCATTCATCCCTTAACCTCCGGCCTACTTCTATGAAGTTTTTTAGTTCCCAACGTTTCGTCGAGCTACGTGCAGCGGGAGCAATAACTATCAAAATGTCACTTTTCTCAATACAGGCCTCTCTTAAAAGATGTTCTACATAATCTTGGTCTTGTTTTTCAAAATGCACTCTGGGAAGTTTAAGGTGGGGATAAATCGTCAATCCCAATTTTTCTATGACTTTTAAATGCTTATCCCGCATATGCAGGCTATTTTTATTACTGTTTCTTAATAAAGAGGTTTTATATCGCGGGTGAATCAAGAGAGGGATGAGAGTATGGCGTAAATCTACTACCAAGTCGTATCGCTCCTGACGCAATTTCTTAATTAAAGAAGTTTTTTCTTTTAGGGAAGATTTTTTATTATAGAAAAATAAGTTACTTATTTTTCTATCCTTCTCCAAAACCTCTTTCCCTCTCGGCCCAACGAGAATATCAAACAATGCCTGGGGAAAATTTTCCTTTAAATGTTCAAGAACCGGAGTAGTCAAAATAACATCTCCAATATTACTTAAGCTTATCATCAAAATTTTCTTAACTTTTCTCATTGTTAATTACTCATTGCTAACTAGTCATTACTTACTAATTTCTTTACTTCTGCAAACACCTCATCAGGCGTAATGGATTTCATACAACGATTATCTTTGCATTTTAAATGATAACAAGGGACAGTACATCCTACATCTTTTTGAATTACCCGATATTTACCCGGTCCATAGGGTCCAGTGATTTTGCTTGCGGTGGGCCCAAACAAAGCTAACACTTTTGCTCCCACGGCAACGGCAATGTGGAGAGGTCCTGTATCATTGGTTACAATTAATTCCGTTCGTTTAAATAATCCACCCAACTGTTTAAGGGTGGTCTTACCGGTGGCAATAACGGGTTTTGTCTCCATATACTCTGCAATCTCCTGAGCAAGCTCTGAATCTTTATCTGCTCCACTAATCACAACTTTTGCCTTCATTTTTTTAGTCAACATGTCTCCCAAAATTCCGAAATATTTGGGTGGCCAGCGTTTCAAAAACCAGTTTGCCCCTGGATTGAGGACGATAAAGGGAGTGCCTTTAGTTATGCCATTATCTTCTAAGAATTTTTCTATATAAGTTTCCACTTCAGAAGGAATAAAAAAATCATAGCCCATTTTATCGATGGGCATATCTAAGGCATGAGCTAAATTGAGAAAATATTCCACGCGATGTAAGTCGCCTTTAGGAATTTCAACCTTATGGGTAAGAAACAATTTCCTTTTTTTTGTAACATACCCACAGCGTTTGGGAATTTTAGCCAGCGCAGTGATTAGAGTGCGCGTAAGAGAACGATGGAGCAAATACACCTCATCAAACTTTTTGGAACGCAATAGACTTATAAACTGCAACTTGCCTAAGAGCGAAGAGTATTCCCCTTCCTCATCATAAATAATCAGTTCATCAAGATAAGGATTGCCTTCGAGAATTTCCTTACAGCGAGGAACAATCATACAAGCCAAATGAGCATCGGGATATTTGTTCCTCACTGCACGGATAAAGGGAGTAGAGAATAAAACATCTCCCAGCCAGTTAACATTAATAATAAGAATGTTTTTCATAATAAACCAATTACAAAATTAAACAATTACATCATACAGCAAGGAAACAAAAAGAGCAAGAATTGTTAGAAGGTTAATATCTCGCGATAAAAATCTTCTGTTTCTTTTACCATATTATCAAGGGTAAACTTCTCTTCTATTGTCTGCTTACCTTTAAATACAAGTTTGTTCTTTAGAGTATCATCCTCCAATATCCTACAGATTGCTTCTCCTAAGCCTTTCTCATCACGCGGTAAAACAAGTAAACCATTTTCTCCGTCCTGAATTATCTCAGATATCCCTCCAGTATTTGAAGCAACTACCGGAATACCGAAGGCCATCGCTTCCAAAAGCACCATCCCTAAACCCTCTTCTAATGAAGGTAAAACAAAAATATCCATAAGAGAAAAAATCAAAGATTTATCCGAAATAGAAGATACTAAAAATACACTTTTTTCCATTTCCAAATCTTTAATTAATCTCAAAAGCAAATTTCTAATTTTTCCCTCACCCACGATAAGTAATTGTGCAGAGGGGATTTTTTCAAGAACATATTTCATCGCTCGGATAAGATAAAAATGCCCTTTAATTTCAGCAAGGCGAGAAATGATACCAATCACCGGACCCCTGCTTAAACCAAAGTTATTTCTCAATCCATTTATCTCTTTTTCGCTTTTTTTAAAACTCCCCATTTCTACACCGTTATAAATCACCTTTATTTTAATTCCCTCTAACCCAAATTTAACTTTGAGGTGCTTTTCCACTGCCTTACTTATGGCAATCACTCCCTTTCCCCAATGGGGGAAAATTTTGTGACTGATTCGTTTTTTATAAAAACCGTGAGCGGTAGAAACAAAAGGGAGATTTAACCTCTTTTGAACATACCTAGATATTACACGCGTAAGTCTGGTTTGCGCGTGTAATAAATCCATTCCTTCTTTCTCCAAGATTGAACAAAGATTTCTTTTTGCCCAGAAAATCTTTGGACTTATTTCGGATTTAGTAAAAATGTTCAGAAAAATGTGCTCAATACCCAATGATTTTAATACGTCTAATTTCTCCCCTCCCCTCGAAGCTACTTTAACCAAATGACCTTTTTCTTTTAAACCTTTAGCCAATGAAAGAACATAGGTAGTGATCCCACCGGCATTTAGATGATTAGTAAGCAAGAGTATTTTCATTTATCATTATGATAATGAGGGAAATCTTACTCTCAACAATTTAATAACCGCATCGGCAACCTCTTGCACCGTAATCCTCCGCATACATTCATAATCTTTACAGGCAGGCCTATAGCAAGGGCCACAGAATATTTTTTTATGTATTACAATAAGGTTATCTTTAGGATAAGCAATGTGTTTACGGTAGTCAGTGGGCCCAAATAAAGCCACCGTGGGAGTATCTACTGCCATAGCCAGATGAAGCGGACAGGAGTCTCCGGTAATATAAACTGCACAACGCTTTATAAGCGCAGCCAACTGTGAAATGGTAGTTCTGCCACAAGTATTTATGGGCTTGGTACGGAGTAGAACCTGATTGCGTTTTATCTCCTCTCTATCTTCTTCCGTACCCGTTATAATTATCCGTATCCCTTTTGAAGAAAGTTCTTCTGCTAAATAAGCAAATCTCTCTAAGGGCCAGCGTTTAGAAAACCAACGCGAACTCGCGCCGATATTCATCCCTACTAAAATCTGGGAGGCAGAGAGCCAGTTATTATTTAAAAAATTATCAATGTATTCTTCGTCTCTCTGGTCAATAAATAACTCTAATCGCTTGTCCTCACATTTTATACCAAAACTATTTAATAACCTGAATTGGTGTTCAAGTGGAGAAATCGTCTCTTTAGTATCCTTTAGACGATAATTCAAAAGGAAAGAAAATTTTCCGTTATCATAACCAATCCTCCGTGGAGAAAGCGAAAGATAAGACAAAAGGTGACTTGTTTTATTATTCTGCAGGTCGATTACCAAATCAAAAACATCATTGCGGAGTATTTTCCCTATTTCCTTTAACATTTGAAAACGGCTTTGATAGCGATTCTTGTCAATAATAACTACATCATCAACATAAGGAAGTTTTGCAATCATTTCCCGTGCTTGTCTACTAGTCAAAACAGTAATGCGTGCCTGAGGAAAATGTTTTTTTATTGCGCGAATGCTGGGTATTGCTAAAACAACATCTCCCAAAGCACTATATTTAATTATTAAAATCCTCAACACTTGCAAAGCATCCTTATAAACCAAAAGAGTCTGTTCGGTCATTTTCCTCAAAGAAAAATCAATTTCTACATATTTCCTTGCTTTTTGAGCAAATTCCCTCGCCAATCCTCTTTCTCGCAAAAGTTTCGTAATCGCTTCCGCCAGTTCAGGAGGATTGCCTGGAGAAACTAAAAGTCCATTTACTTTATCCTTTATTATGTCCATAACCCCGCCTACCTGCGTAGCTACCACCGGTACTCCGCAGGCACCTGCTTCAATAAGCACCCTTCCAAAAGCCTCATGGGTTGTGGTGGCCAAAACAAGAAGGTCTAAACTATGTAATAATTCCACAATGTTATCTATGTGTCCTACAAATTCCACATACCGCTCAAGCCCCAGTTGTCTAATGAGTAAATCCAATTCGCGTTTATACTCTCTTCTCCCTGGAGAAACCTCACCAGCAATAACAACTTTTACTTTAGGAACAATTCTTACTACTTTCGCCATGGCTTTTAAGAAATCGGTATGACCCTTGAGGGGAGTAATCCTCCCAATCATCCCCACTTTACAGCCATCTTTCAGGTCCGATTTCGGTTCTTTGTATTGGAATAAGTTCAAATCTACTCCCCGATGAATGAGTCTGAGTCGATAGAAAGGAACGCCGAAATGGTTACGCATATGCTTGCCAATAACGGAACTAACCACAATCACATATTTACCCCATTTCATTATGTGGCTGAATAGATGTCTTTTGTAATAACCATGGCAGGTAGTAAGAAAAACCATCCAATTAAGCAAATCTTTTTTTGCAGAGCGTGAAAGATATAAACGATAGGCAAAATATCCTATCCAAGCGGGAACACGTGAGCGAGCATGAACTATATCTATTTTTTCCTGCTCTAATATTCTCGCCACTTTAAAAATCATACGTATTATCGTAAAGATAAATTTCTCATGGACGGGTAAAGTATAATGGATAACACCATTTTCCCTCAATTCCTTCACCAATCGTCCACCCTTAGAAATAACTATCGCTCTATGCCCATTCTGGACGAGGAACTTCGTCAGGTCAACGGTACCCCTTTCTACTCCGCCTTCATTAAGTTGGGGTAAAAGTTGTAAAATATTCATTCTATAAAATATCAGGTTATTAGATTTTTTATTTTACCATAAAGGTATGCTCTGTCCTCAAAAAAATCTTTTATATGTGGCTTTTGTAAAATTGATACTATCTCTTCTCCAACCTCAGCTGGACTTACCAAACTTATATAACCACAAGCTTCCAGATTTCCTAAGAATCTTTCCTGTTTTGTATCGATTTTTAATCCCTTTTTCTCAGCCTCAAAAACAACCACGGGCTTCTTAGAACTCAATGCCTCTGAGACCATGGAAATGCTCTCTCCGGAAACAACCACAACATCCGCTAATCCCAAAATACCCCCAACCGCTTTTTCGATGTTTTTTTCATTAGCAATTATTAAGAGAGGACAAATTGAAGTTCCAAGAAGTCTCTTTTTAATCAAGTTGTCTATTTGGGGAGATGTTCTGCGGGAGGTAGTAACCAATAATTCTATTCCCCTAATTCTAGTTAACCCTATTAACTCATCTATTACCTTATCTATCACTTCCTCAGTTAAAGTGTAGTTTTTTGTTTCTCCTCCGATTAAAACCCCAATTTTTAATCTATCGTTTTTCAAAATAAAACCCGCTTCTTTTAAATTCTTTTTTCCCTCTTCCATTGTCTTCTCATTAATTAAATTAAGCGCCGTATGCGTAACGGCAATATTGCGCAACTTCCGTGGCTGGTCATGGAAAGGAATAACCGCCAAATCAAATCTTTTAAGAGATACTAATCCGGGTTTCATAATTACAATACTTTTGGCTCGGTTTTCCTCCGCAAGAAACAAATTAACTGCAGAAAGATTTACCCCACAGGAAATAATTATATCGCCATGTAAAGAAACAACTTGGTTATAAGATTCTTTCCTTAAACATACTCTTAAACATCTCAAGCATCCACGACAATTATCACGCGCAAAAAAACCTAATACATTGATTAGATATCTTGCAAAGAGGTTTCTAAAACTGATTTCTATCTCCCTAATTTCCAACAGGTTATTCTTTTGGTCATCAGATAAAACTGCAAATCTTTCTTCCCAAACCTCTCTAACCATATTAGCCAGGGCCCTTGCTTGGTTAAGATGCCCCGCTTTACCATCGGAGAGAATGATAATTCTCCTGTTTGGGCTACCTTTCCAACGATGGTGAAACCAGAGCCACTGATGAGGATATTTCTCTATGTATTTTTCAAGAATAATGTGAAATTGTCTTAAAAAATATTTATCCTCTTTTTCTATCGGCAACTCATCTCCAACTTCAATACGATGATATGGACCGTCCTCTCTTATTATAAACACTGGAAGGACACCCGCCCCTGTATGACGGCTTATCTCTACTACCCCCGAAGGCGTCCACGCTAAAAGAGAAAACAACTCTACCAGCATACCGCTTTTTCCTGATTTCTGGTCTCCGAGGATGCCTACAATATTGTTTTTTCTTAAACTGCTCAAAATATCGCGCATAAACGAACCACGCACAACTACCTTTGCTCCCAATCGCCCCCGATAATGATTAAGCAGTTCATTTAAACGGTGAGGTTTCTGTTGACGGGCTAAAACTACCATCGGATATCCTTTTATCTGAGCTACCAACGAAGAAAGTTCCCAGTTACCAAAATGAGCGGTGAGAAAAATTAATCCTTTACCCCTCTGTAAGACCTTTTTGATTTTGTCTTCTCCAATTATCTTTATGTATTTATCTACATACCGTTGATTTATGCGTGGAAAATAGAGAAACTCTATTAAATTCATTGAAAGATTACGAAATAATTCTTTTACTATCCCTCTTCTCCGTTCCATAGATAGATGTCCCTCGAGGGCTAATTTCAAATTTAGATACGCCAACTTTGCTCTCTTCGCCAGAAGGTAATACAATATTGTGCCCAGACAACGAGCAAAGAAAAGAGAAACCTTAATAGGCATAAGACAGACTAAAAAACTCAAGAATCTAACCGTTATGTAAAGTAGATAATCGACCATAAAATATCTCAGATTCTAAAATTTTCATTTCCACTGCTAAACTAAAAAGATGCAAAGTATTAGAATATTTTTTTATAATCTCAAGCAAGGGAGTTAATCTCACCGCATCTTTTTCGGTAGTGAGTAAAATTTTAACGCCATTTCCAATACAAGAAGAAAAAATCTTAAGTAAATCAGGCTCTTTATAGCAATAATGGTCCAAGAATTCAAAAACCAATTTTATATTGCCCCCCAATTTCTCTACTGTAAATTTAAAAGATTGAGGTGAAGCTATCCCTGAGAATATACACACATCTTTTCCTTTTATAATACTTAAATCTTTCTTCTCCCCATTGGCTAAATTCTGTAAAAATTGAGGGAGATAAATGGCATTAAAAATTTGAGCCCTATGATTAATTCTCTCTAACTCGTATTTCAGCCTATCTAAACTACTTTTTTCTTTCACCAAATCCGTCTTGTTAATAACAAAAAAATCAGCCCTCTTTAAAGAAGAAATCGGCTCCCGTAAAATACCGCGGGGGATAAGCCAGCCATTACCAAAAGGGTTAATACCGTCGATAACAACTATTTCTAAATCTTTCTTTATTCCCCACTGTTGAAATCCATCGTCCAAAATAACTATATCGGCGTGGTATTCTTGTAAAGCTTTATTTATGCCTCTCTTACGGTTAGAGTCAACAACAATGGGAATATCAGCTAATTTATGCGATAGCAAAAGTATTTCATCGGTAGGTAATTTAAAGTATTTATGTCCACCGTATCCGCGTGACAATATAACTACACGGTTTCCTTGGGTTCTAAAATATCTTGTTATACTTTCCACGAGGGGAGTCTTTCCCGTTCCTCCCCAGGTAATATTACCGATGCTCACTACTTTAGCATCAAAAGATTTCCTCTTACATAAATTTTTGTCATATAAAAATAAAATCAGCTTGATGAAGAAAAGATAAACAAAAGAAATAACTAAAAAGATGAATTTAATTAAATTTGCTATAAAAGAATATTTTTTATCGGTAATTACCTTGTAAATATAATTTCTAACCCTGTAGCGCACCATTATTTTTCTCTTTAATTTCTCCTACAGACTTATACAAATATCTAACAAAATCTTCTGCTTCTTTTTTATCTTTTATTCTCTTCTCTACCTGGGCTTCTTCTAAAGTCTTTAATATTTTACCCACTAATGGACCTGGTGAGATATTTAATATCTGCATCACCTCTTCGCCATTTAATATTCTTGGCGGTTTTACGATATCCTGTTCATAAAAATATGCCTGAATAAGATGAAGAAGATATTTTTTGAATTCTCTCCGACTCTGGGAGGTGGTCAACGGACCGCGCGTAGAAAATTTATCTGCAAGAGCAACCAATATAAGCGCAATGCTCTCTTCTCCGCCAACACGGAAAAAACGCAGTTTTGCACGCG is a window encoding:
- the waaF gene encoding lipopolysaccharide heptosyltransferase II, whose product is MNILQLLPQLNEGGVERGTVDLTKFLVQNGHRAIVISKGGRLVKELRENGVIHYTLPVHEKFIFTIIRMIFKVARILEQEKIDIVHARSRVPAWIGYFAYRLYLSRSAKKDLLNWMVFLTTCHGYYKRHLFSHIMKWGKYVIVVSSVIGKHMRNHFGVPFYRLRLIHRGVDLNLFQYKEPKSDLKDGCKVGMIGRITPLKGHTDFLKAMAKVVRIVPKVKVVIAGEVSPGRREYKRELDLLIRQLGLERYVEFVGHIDNIVELLHSLDLLVLATTTHEAFGRVLIEAGACGVPVVATQVGGVMDIIKDKVNGLLVSPGNPPELAEAITKLLRERGLAREFAQKARKYVEIDFSLRKMTEQTLLVYKDALQVLRILIIKYSALGDVVLAIPSIRAIKKHFPQARITVLTSRQAREMIAKLPYVDDVVIIDKNRYQSRFQMLKEIGKILRNDVFDLVIDLQNNKTSHLLSYLSLSPRRIGYDNGKFSFLLNYRLKDTKETISPLEHQFRLLNSFGIKCEDKRLELFIDQRDEEYIDNFLNNNWLSASQILVGMNIGASSRWFSKRWPLERFAYLAEELSSKGIRIIITGTEEDREEIKRNQVLLRTKPINTCGRTTISQLAALIKRCAVYITGDSCPLHLAMAVDTPTVALFGPTDYRKHIAYPKDNLIVIHKKIFCGPCYRPACKDYECMRRITVQEVADAVIKLLRVRFPSLS
- the waaF gene encoding lipopolysaccharide heptosyltransferase II, yielding MKNILIINVNWLGDVLFSTPFIRAVRNKYPDAHLACMIVPRCKEILEGNPYLDELIIYDEEGEYSSLLGKLQFISLLRSKKFDEVYLLHRSLTRTLITALAKIPKRCGYVTKKRKLFLTHKVEIPKGDLHRVEYFLNLAHALDMPIDKMGYDFFIPSEVETYIEKFLEDNGITKGTPFIVLNPGANWFLKRWPPKYFGILGDMLTKKMKAKVVISGADKDSELAQEIAEYMETKPVIATGKTTLKQLGGLFKRTELIVTNDTGPLHIAVAVGAKVLALFGPTASKITGPYGPGKYRVIQKDVGCTVPCYHLKCKDNRCMKSITPDEVFAEVKKLVSND
- the rfaE1 gene encoding D-glycero-beta-D-manno-heptose-7-phosphate kinase, with amino-acid sequence MVENKKLRKIISSFSKAKVLVVGDLMLDEFIWGEVERISPEAPVPVVWAKKKTYAPGGAANVACNLSSLGASVNLLGIVGKDNNGEILKKELKKRNVDIKGIFSYSQRPTTLKTRIIAGHQQTVRVDWEDTSPLPDCWLEDIIEYLEKSIGQYQAVVIEDYGKGIITPALLNKLRNLVKKNKIVVTVDPKEEHFDYYKGFTAITPNRKETENAIRYLKIKGTVPLRINSDKLITDEQINRAGEELRRGLDLEALLVTLGEQGMCLFEKHRKPYRISTVAREVFDVAGAGDTVIATFTLAISQGAGMKEAAQLANFAAGIVVEKLGVAVTNQEELIARIEDESIRSDSHKI
- a CDS encoding DUF3108 domain-containing protein, yielding MNGSKIRNSKFETLILKFIVILTAFTMAGCGTLARYKQIETVTLEDKEVEIELKEAKPELRIGEKLTYEIYWMKMPVGIVVTEIKEMVELNGRQAYRLVGSARSNKWLNFLFKVDDYMESFLDKETLLSIRHTAVRKEGKYSAYLVLDYDWDNKIVKFQNLKDGTNKTFPLPTEAVDEFSAFYCFRLKEITTEKPLEFTVNQVEKNWLLKIAITSFGKMNLPGVGVFDAFMAEPVPQLGEKTFDKGSAWVWLSNDENRIPLMMKVHMNIPVVGTVVAVLQKIE
- the waaF gene encoding lipopolysaccharide heptosyltransferase II, giving the protein MRKVKKILMISLSNIGDVILTTPVLEHLKENFPQALFDILVGPRGKEVLEKDRKISNLFFYNKKSSLKEKTSLIKKLRQERYDLVVDLRHTLIPLLIHPRYKTSLLRNSNKNSLHMRDKHLKVIEKLGLTIYPHLKLPRVHFEKQDQDYVEHLLREACIEKSDILIVIAPAARSSTKRWELKNFIEVGRRLRDECKTKIILVGSQDDFLIAQEIKNNLGDGVFNFSGKTTIPQLVVLLKMARVLITNDSAVLHCGSAVNIPTIAIFGPTDPIKYGPLSGNFFVLRRLLSCVPCEKAQCRYGHRKCLELVKPWEVVEAAKKLLITDYRLLVSKQDYKRILVIRTDRIGDVVLSTPVIKNLRDSFPQSFLAMMVSSYTQEIVEGNPYLDEVIVYDKRGKDRSLLDTLKFITKIRKYRFDLALILHPTNRVHIISFLAGIPKRVGYKKKWGFLNTKRIEEKKYLGEKHELDYNLDLLNYLGIAKCDRSLFFPISKDADEKVDLLLKENGLESNNFVVVHPGASCPSKIWPAENFASVSDRMIKDYGMKVLIVVAKKDAYLANRVKNFMQYSPTFVFVDFSLKELASLLKRAKLFISNDSGPVHIAVAVKTPVISIFGRKQAGLGPKRWGPLGEKDIVLHKDVGCVKCLAHNCKIGFKCIRSITSEEVIEAVSKILDSDYSNTKNSATKVSKLAQKCGEIDGVA
- a CDS encoding glycosyltransferase family 4 protein; protein product: MKILLLTNHLNAGGITTYVLSLAKGLKEKGHLVKVASRGGEKLDVLKSLGIEHIFLNIFTKSEISPKIFWAKRNLCSILEKEGMDLLHAQTRLTRVISRYVQKRLNLPFVSTAHGFYKKRISHKIFPHWGKGVIAISKAVEKHLKVKFGLEGIKIKVIYNGVEMGSFKKSEKEINGLRNNFGLSRGPVIGIISRLAEIKGHFYLIRAMKYVLEKIPSAQLLIVGEGKIRNLLLRLIKDLEMEKSVFLVSSISDKSLIFSLMDIFVLPSLEEGLGMVLLEAMAFGIPVVASNTGGISEIIQDGENGLLVLPRDEKGLGEAICRILEDDTLKNKLVFKGKQTIEEKFTLDNMVKETEDFYREILTF